In Candidatus Falkowbacteria bacterium, a genomic segment contains:
- a CDS encoding glycosyltransferase family 4 protein yields the protein MKTLFITLEFPPKVGGVENYYGKIAEYWPEELVVLTNNQNELISQKMPFLAWFKAFKPVRAAISQNNAVWLLVGEILPLGTVAWLLSYICPFRYAIMLHGLDFSLATKSFIKRFVSKQILEKASTVICANSHTAKEVKKTFPKVSNINVVNPGVEKDIPLVSSLEIENFKIKNNLEEAFILLSVGRLVKRKGVDMVLSALSDLTSHIPNLQYIIIGDGPEKSYLQNIIHQLGLENNVRILSDVNDEEKNKYFASCDIFIMTARNIDGDYEGFGIVYLEAGLFSKPVIAGSSGGVGEAVQNTINGLVVDEEDPNSIAKAIVDLYNNQALRKRLGEAGRERSLKQSWEQQVSKIYSLLS from the coding sequence ATGAAAACACTTTTTATTACTTTGGAATTTCCTCCTAAAGTTGGGGGAGTGGAAAATTACTATGGAAAAATAGCCGAATATTGGCCTGAGGAGTTGGTAGTCCTTACCAACAACCAAAATGAGCTAATTAGCCAAAAAATGCCCTTTTTAGCCTGGTTTAAGGCCTTTAAGCCAGTTAGAGCTGCAATCTCTCAAAACAATGCTGTGTGGCTTCTGGTAGGCGAAATTTTGCCCTTGGGAACTGTAGCTTGGCTTCTTTCATATATATGTCCTTTCCGATACGCGATTATGTTGCATGGACTGGATTTCTCCTTAGCCACCAAAAGTTTTATAAAGCGTTTTGTCTCAAAACAAATTCTAGAAAAAGCTAGCACTGTTATTTGTGCAAATTCTCATACGGCTAAGGAAGTGAAAAAAACATTTCCTAAAGTTTCAAATATTAACGTTGTTAACCCTGGTGTTGAAAAAGATATACCCTTGGTTTCATCTCTAGAGATAGAAAATTTTAAAATCAAAAATAATTTAGAAGAGGCTTTTATACTTTTAAGTGTCGGAAGGTTAGTTAAAAGAAAAGGAGTGGACATGGTGTTGTCAGCTTTGTCAGACCTAACTTCACATATTCCAAATTTACAATATATAATTATTGGAGATGGACCAGAAAAAAGCTATCTACAGAATATTATTCACCAGCTTGGATTAGAAAATAATGTTCGTATACTTTCAGATGTTAATGATGAAGAAAAAAATAAGTATTTTGCTAGCTGTGATATTTTTATCATGACAGCACGAAATATTGATGGAGACTATGAGGGATTTGGAATTGTTTATCTAGAAGCTGGACTTTTCTCAAAGCCGGTTATTGCTGGTTCAAGTGGAGGAGTTGGAGAAGCAGTACAAAATACAATTAATGGATTAGTTGTTGATGAAGAAGATCCCAATTCAATTGCTAAAGCAATTGTGGATTTGTATAATAATCAGGCTTTACGAAAGCGTTTAGGTGAAGCTGGCCGAGAGAGAAGTCTAAAACAAAGTTGGGAACAGCAAGTGTCAAAAATATATTCTCTTTTATCATAA
- a CDS encoding glycosyltransferase family 2 protein: protein MKPVISIIIPIYNQASKIGDCLESILRQTYRDWEVIIVNDGSTDSIDQVIDHYKTKFPNDQFFYYSKNNEGSNPTRNYGAEKARGEYFLFCDADIVLEPTMLESMITTLNNHPEASFVYCSFYYGAKLFKLFPYDQDKLRQMPYIHTTSLLRKEHFPGFDNTIRRLQDWDMWLSMLSQHHTGIWINKPLFRVKTNGHISTWLPRIAYKILPFLPVVKKYNQSVDRIKHKHGLV, encoded by the coding sequence ATGAAACCAGTAATTTCAATTATTATTCCAATCTATAATCAAGCCTCAAAAATAGGGGATTGTTTGGAAAGTATTCTTAGACAAACGTATCGTGACTGGGAGGTGATTATTGTTAATGACGGATCAACAGATTCTATTGACCAAGTAATTGATCACTACAAAACTAAATTTCCTAATGATCAGTTTTTTTATTATTCAAAAAATAATGAAGGCTCAAATCCAACGCGAAATTATGGTGCAGAAAAAGCAAGAGGGGAGTATTTCTTGTTTTGTGACGCTGATATTGTTTTAGAACCTACAATGTTAGAAAGTATGATAACAACTCTTAATAATCATCCTGAAGCAAGTTTTGTCTATTGTTCTTTTTATTATGGAGCAAAGTTATTCAAATTATTTCCCTATGATCAAGACAAATTACGACAGATGCCTTATATACATACAACTTCACTTTTAAGGAAAGAACATTTTCCTGGATTTGATAATACAATTCGTCGTTTGCAAGATTGGGACATGTGGTTATCAATGCTTAGTCAGCACCATACTGGAATTTGGATTAATAAACCATTATTTAGAGTAAAAACCAATGGTCATATAAGTACCTGGCTACCTCGAATTGCTTATAAAATTTTACCGTTTTTACCAGTGGTAAAAAAATATAATCAATCAGTGGATCGTATAAAACATAAACATGGCTTGGTCTAA
- a CDS encoding DUF192 domain-containing protein produces MAWSKIVILVIVGSVLGGMLAFLSFFQESNPKNQDVFLNNKEINLLIAKTPAEHYQGLSDKVSLCRQCGMLFVFEVVEPRTFVMRRMNFPLDIVWIYKQTVVGISKNLPPESFEPYTPYQSPGEVDWVLELNAGAADFYNLEVGKKISISTSQ; encoded by the coding sequence ATGGCTTGGTCTAAAATTGTTATTTTGGTTATAGTCGGTTCTGTTCTTGGTGGAATGTTGGCTTTTTTGTCTTTTTTTCAGGAAAGTAACCCAAAGAATCAGGATGTTTTTTTAAACAATAAAGAAATCAATCTTTTGATTGCCAAAACTCCAGCCGAGCATTACCAGGGTCTAAGTGATAAAGTGTCTTTATGTCGTCAATGTGGTATGTTGTTTGTGTTTGAGGTAGTAGAACCTAGGACTTTTGTCATGAGACGAATGAACTTTCCTTTAGATATAGTTTGGATTTATAAACAAACAGTAGTTGGTATTTCAAAAAATTTACCACCTGAGTCCTTTGAGCCTTATACTCCATATCAATCACCTGGTGAAGTTGATTGGGTACTTGAACTAAACGCCGGAGCAGCCGATTTTTATAATCTTGAAGTTGGAAAAAAAATTAGTATATCTACATCACAGTAA